The Primulina eburnea isolate SZY01 chromosome 12, ASM2296580v1, whole genome shotgun sequence genome includes the window GTCAATACATCATGCTCTACTACACTCTGCAATGACTACAAGTCATTTTTCTGTAACGGGTCAGAAGAAGTAAGCCTAAATATTCAATAAAACCACAGCTAAGATGAGATACAGCCACGATAAACACGTATCAGTCAGCAAGTTATTTCGTGGCTCTGCTCTCCAGAATCTTCGCCAAGTAATGAATCGTTGTTATCAATGTCTGTGATCTTGGAGCCTTGTATGGAGTTTATGGAAGACAAGTTGTTCCCTAGGAAGGAGACAGGGGATGTCAGATTTGGATTCAGCCCGTTGAAGGATACTTCATATCTTTCTTGGGACATAGGGTTGGTGGGGCTGGGGGCAAATGCTATGGTGTTCTCGCGATTTGGTTTCTTGGGTTTCTGCTCCAGCTGGTGCCCCGGAAGAAAGCTGCCGATTACAACCTGAAAAACGAACGAAAATGATTGCAACATAGTGATTCTTGAAAGAAAATGGTAACAAAGTACGAGGTTAATAATTCAACGTTCTTCAAAGTTCCCAGACACATGAAATTGTTCTAAGTTGAGCAGATCGAACATGTGACACTAAATCTTGAACATCCATTGCTGCTATGTTGATTGAAAATGGTTTCACATAAATAATACAGGCCAAGAATCATCTCCAGATTATATTTATGCAAAACAGAAACATTTTACATGATAAAAAGAttacttatttttaaaaaatttgaatataaatgCTCATTTTAACATTCAATTACGACAACAGTAAGACTACACTCGTATAATTTACATATTGATAGAAAAATTCTCAAACCTGAATAGAGCCTGATGCTACTAACATGCCAGCCAGGCTTCCCCCCAATACACGGCCATCAGGACCTGCCAGAGAGACGCTCATCCCACCGGTTCTGCTTTTCGTGAATCCATTGTCATTTGGCGTAAACGAACCCGTCAGAGATAGTAATTCAAAATGCCCCTATGGATATCACAAAATCAAGATCCAAACCATAAGTAAATTCCTGCACGATTCTTGCGagctaacaatttcataaaagtTCAACAAAACATTGCCCCTACCTCGTAGGTCATAGTACCGCCAGAAGAATCAGGTTGACGTAGGGTAACATTAGAGACAGCACCATTTGCAGCAAGAATGCAAATGGCTCTAGACCCTTGCTGAGAAAAGGATATTATCTTCATAGTAACATCCTGACACATAATCGAAAagctaaaaattattttaagctATACTGGACATAAGTTAGGTATGGAATAAGGAAAAATAAAACACCCACGATCAATGAATTGGACTGTCGACTGCTTTCTGAGGTTTAACCATCGAATGTGGTTAATTTGAGAAAGCATTTAGTCAAGAATTTAGGATACGCCTTTCTTACGCAGGGTGAAATATCACAAGGCACACTGAAATCTCTCTCAGATAATAAAGTATAAAAATATAGAAcgactttaaaagtttaaaagtgAACTGTGATAAATTTCATTAGAACACATCAGAAAGTTTTACAACTGCACATGTAGAAATTAAGTTTTAAGAAATTCTATTGGATATCATGATTAGATAAGCAAAGGTTTATTTTGTTAGTAAAAAATCAATGTGAAGAGGACCAAGAGACTTGTTCTGATTACAAGTACCTCGCCAGCATTAACAGTGATGACATGGGGTGTAAAACCTCCACCAACGGAATAAGCCATCGCTGCCCCTGCAAAATATAAAAGAATAAAGGGAAAATCctgttaaattttaaataatcataAAGAGTAATCACACAAAAATTTTGCGATCAAATGCAttgattttttataatattcCTGGAATTTTGATCCACCTTGCAATCCAAAATTTTTATGTGTTAATCGAACTAACATGCATTTCATAATACACAATAGCAGTTAAGTAGGATTCTTCCCCTTCAAAAAATTTTGTACTCCTCTGGAAGCCAATGTTACAGATGCAGATGGTTATTTCATCAATATGTACACACAAAAAAAGTGGTGACATACATTCTTGTTTACAAAATGCACAATTCTGCATACCATTGATAAATCACAAACAAACAATGAAAAGATAAATGTTCCAAGCTTTAACTGAGTAGCAGATAATGGTTGGTATCAATTGGTCAAAAACAAGCATGCCTGATCACATGTTCATTTTAGCAAATAA containing:
- the LOC140807304 gene encoding AT-hook motif nuclear-localized protein 1-like — translated: MEEKEGLNGFGVTLKGDEAPQSYMIKPRVENTSQYGCGSTAQPLSEAAPENVAAPPTGMKKRGRPRKYAPDGSIVALSPMPISASIPLSGDFSAWKQSGVRKVNSFKKKNKLELGNPGAAMAYSVGGGFTPHVITVNAGEDVTMKIISFSQQGSRAICILAANGAVSNVTLRQPDSSGGTMTYEGHFELLSLTGSFTPNDNGFTKSRTGGMSVSLAGPDGRVLGGSLAGMLVASGSIQVVIGSFLPGHQLEQKPKKPNRENTIAFAPSPTNPMSQERYEVSFNGLNPNLTSPVSFLGNNLSSINSIQGSKITDIDNNDSLLGEDSGEQSHEITC